The following proteins come from a genomic window of Chlamydiales bacterium:
- a CDS encoding N-acetylmuramoyl-L-alanine amidase → MKETRWIRCFQRLAIELTLLVLLGSLTGCASHRPFSSDTIFHEKPLPSLYKKEMIVIDAGHGGKDSGAMSQKDHYEEKKFTLETAHILNTYLNQLGYKTVMTRSQDTFLSLNSRAEIANSLGADIFISIHYNFATNKDAKGVEVYYLKEEKKLSSPRILKSKALGAMILNKVITKTNATSRGLKEANFLVIRETEMPAVLFEGGFLSNSHELEYLRDLKYQRLIARGIAQGIDQYLELNRKNLSLR, encoded by the coding sequence ATGAAAGAGACAAGATGGATTAGATGTTTCCAAAGATTGGCGATCGAACTGACCTTATTAGTGCTATTAGGATCTTTGACAGGGTGCGCTTCACATCGGCCTTTTTCATCTGATACAATCTTTCATGAAAAACCTCTTCCCTCTTTATATAAGAAGGAAATGATTGTAATAGATGCAGGACATGGAGGAAAAGATAGCGGGGCTATGAGTCAAAAGGACCACTACGAAGAGAAGAAATTCACCCTCGAAACAGCTCATATTCTGAATACTTATCTAAATCAGCTTGGCTATAAAACAGTGATGACTCGGAGTCAAGATACCTTTCTCTCATTGAATTCTCGAGCAGAAATTGCAAACTCTTTAGGAGCAGATATATTTATCAGTATTCATTATAACTTTGCTACTAACAAAGACGCCAAAGGCGTCGAAGTGTATTATTTAAAAGAAGAAAAGAAACTTTCCTCTCCGCGTATTTTAAAATCAAAAGCTTTGGGAGCCATGATCTTGAATAAAGTTATTACTAAAACAAATGCTACATCACGTGGATTGAAAGAGGCAAATTTTTTAGTCATTCGTGAAACAGAAATGCCAGCGGTTTTATTTGAGGGAGGATTTTTATCTAATAGCCATGAACTAGAATATTTACGTGATCTTAAATATCAACGCTTAATTGCTCGTGGAATTGCTCAAGGAATTGATCAATATCTAGAGCTAAATCGAAAAAATCTTAGTCTTCGTTAA
- a CDS encoding UDP-N-acetylmuramoyl-L-alanyl-D-glutamate--2,6-diaminopimelate ligase, protein MGINLKELVIGLPVELYRGGKNVSINGLCSNSKLVAPGNLFIAKKGMTHDGAQYIDEAIASGAIAILTDTPNPFLKEITQIITNQVGLIESEFAARYYGDPSKSLFMVGVTGTNGKTTTSYLVKYIFDALRLFCGIIGTIEYIIRDQHFTAQLTSPDIITNQKLLREMIRQKCTAAVMEVSSFGLEQGRVEKIDYDVAIFTNLSHDHLDYHKTMEAYADAKAKLFQKLKPKGIAVLNLDSPWSEKMRDATSADILTYGFNPKADLYAHSFKGMPDETHFSISFKDQTLSFVSKLIGRFNVYNCLAAIGAALCKGIAFQSLPEIIMNFPRVRGRLERVEHLNDFHIYVDYAHTPDAMEKVLLALSDLKERNILTLFGCGGNRDHLKRPQMAQVVEKYSDFAVITSDNPRNEDPLTICREIACGFTRSKDHFSIEVDRRLAIEQIIKMAKPKDLILIAGKGHETYQTFSYQTFPFDDRQVAQEIANRVKRSAQ, encoded by the coding sequence ATGGGAATAAATTTAAAGGAACTTGTTATAGGATTACCTGTTGAGCTGTATAGAGGAGGAAAAAATGTGTCAATTAATGGATTATGCTCGAACTCAAAGCTCGTCGCTCCGGGAAATCTCTTTATTGCAAAAAAGGGCATGACTCATGATGGAGCACAATACATTGATGAAGCAATTGCAAGTGGAGCGATTGCGATTTTAACCGATACTCCAAATCCTTTTTTAAAAGAAATCACACAAATTATTACTAATCAAGTAGGTTTGATTGAGTCTGAGTTTGCTGCTCGTTATTATGGAGATCCTTCTAAATCTTTATTTATGGTTGGGGTGACAGGTACCAATGGAAAAACAACAACCTCTTACCTTGTTAAGTATATTTTCGATGCTTTGAGACTGTTTTGTGGAATCATTGGCACAATTGAATACATAATTAGAGATCAACATTTTACTGCTCAGCTTACTTCTCCAGATATCATTACTAATCAAAAATTATTGAGGGAAATGATAAGACAAAAATGTACAGCTGCTGTGATGGAAGTCTCTTCTTTTGGTCTTGAACAAGGGCGAGTTGAGAAGATTGATTATGATGTTGCAATTTTTACTAATCTTTCTCACGATCACTTGGATTATCATAAAACTATGGAAGCTTATGCAGATGCTAAAGCTAAGCTTTTTCAAAAACTTAAACCTAAAGGGATAGCAGTATTGAATCTAGATTCTCCTTGGTCAGAGAAAATGCGAGATGCAACCTCAGCCGATATCTTAACATATGGATTCAATCCTAAAGCAGATTTATATGCGCATTCCTTTAAAGGAATGCCAGATGAAACCCATTTTTCTATCTCTTTTAAAGATCAAACTCTTTCTTTTGTTTCAAAGTTAATCGGTAGATTTAATGTGTATAATTGTTTAGCAGCTATCGGAGCAGCTCTTTGTAAAGGGATTGCATTTCAGAGTTTACCAGAGATCATTATGAATTTTCCTAGAGTACGTGGTCGTCTTGAACGTGTTGAACATTTAAATGATTTTCATATCTATGTCGACTATGCACATACGCCAGATGCCATGGAAAAGGTGCTTTTGGCTCTATCTGATTTAAAAGAGAGGAACATCTTAACTCTATTTGGCTGCGGAGGGAATCGCGACCATTTAAAACGTCCTCAGATGGCCCAAGTGGTTGAAAAATATAGTGACTTTGCTGTGATTACCTCAGATAATCCTCGCAATGAGGATCCTCTTACAATTTGTAGGGAGATTGCTTGTGGGTTTACAAGATCCAAGGATCATTTTTCGATTGAAGTTGATCGTAGACTCGCGATCGAACAGATCATCAAGATGGCAAAACCTAAAGATTTAATTCTCATTGCAGGTAAGGGACATGAAACCTACCAGACTTTCTCTTACCAAACTTTCCCATTCGATGATCGTCAAGTTGCTCAGGAAATTGCAAATAGAGTAAAGAGATCAGCTCAATAA